Below is a window of Quercus robur chromosome 6, dhQueRobu3.1, whole genome shotgun sequence DNA.
CTGTTAAAAACTTCCCATGGCAAGGTGGATTGTTCCCATTATGCTGTGGAACTTGGGTCCTGGACAACATTTGCGGGGACTGCAGCTAGCTGTGATCTGGGTATATGGCCTGGAACCTATTTTGTGTGATCACTACTGTGTGGTTCTTCACAAGTCACAATAATGTTTTGCTTCCAACATTACAGTTTagctatttgtttgttttttccaattttccttAAGAGAGTGAGAAGTAGAGGCAAATGACATGGATTATCCTATTTTATCATATATGTGTCAATTGATAAGTCATTGCATAAATAATTAGTGATCATGTGAATTTGTTTAATTCAATGTAGTAGCGAATATATTTTGCATCATTCTGACTCCCCTTGGATTCTAATTGTCAAAATGGCATGTTTCCTGAACAGGTATTTAAAGGCAGAAAGATGCCTGGGCGCATGGGCGCAAAGCAGAGAACAGTTAAAAATGTATGGGTCTATAAAATTGACCCAGCCAGGAATCTGATGTGGGTGAGAGGCCAAGTATGTTCCTCTTGCAAAATTTATTCTTCAGCTTTTAGTGCTTCAAATCTAAATTGATATGGAGGAGGCTTGACCTGTCCATGTGAAATGCTTGCACGCAGATGTGCCGATGAGCTTAGCTCAAATGGCGCTTTCTCCCCATATGAGAACAGGGTCAACTGGTCAATGATGTGCTTGTGGGTTTTAAGACCCATTTGGTGTTTATGTAACTCgtcaataaaaaatgaagaaaaaattaggaaaaaagcAAAAGCTTGCATGCAATTGCTCTAAACATACTGCAGCACCTAACTGGTACTTTAGGATACTAGTTCAAGATTATGTTGATGCGAGCTTGATTATTATCAGAAAAGTTCTGAGCTGTAAAAATATTAACTGTATACAATATTGTCTTTGATGGATGCTTAAGATTTGATTTCTGAATTTGTCACTCGTTTGCAGCCCTGTTATTCGAGAGTCATGCCGTGTGATTATGCATGGGGATTAACCCTGTTCTGGAGTCTTAGGTTATCTTGTAAATGTTGATTCATGTTTCTTAATCAgacattgaaaaattttctattcttttcaGGTTCCAGGTGCCGAAGGGAACTTTGTGTTTATAAAAGACGCTGTGTACAAGAAACCTGATGTTTCAATGCTTCCATTCCCTACTTACTTTGCCACAGAAGACGAGGACACCACAGAGTTGGAACCAATAGTTGCTGATCTTGGAGAAATAGATCCATTCATGGTGGCGGATTAATCTAAAGCAGGAACTGGTTGCCTGTTTGAATGATCTATTCCCTTGCACTCATTTTTTGGTGATACGGTGGGTTTGTGTTCTAAGAGAACCATTAaatgaatttgattttgaggTTTTGTTTGGTAGATTAGAGGACACTTCAGCAGCAAGGCatgtaattttattattgaGTTCATTCAATCTCTGAATTTGATAGTCTCTGACCATGCTCGTGTTGGagctttgttttttaaataatagtGGTAAACTTGGAATTTTGGCCTCTCAAAGAATTAGCATCACTCATAGATTTTAGTCCAAGATGATGTATTCAATTCTCTCACATTGATATCTCCAAATGGTTGCATAAATTTTTCTTAGACACTACACATAAAAATAGTGTAGTTGGAAGGTTAGGAAGCCTGAACCATGGGCATGGACTGAAAGTTTAGAAATACTTTTGATTGATGAGCATTGTAATGAGTAATGGTATATTTTCTCTGCAAAACTGTATTGACTTGTGATGTTTGCTGTAGAAAGCAAACATATTTTCTGATCTATCCATTGCTTTTATGCAAAACTGACTAAAAAGTTCCCTCTACAATCAAGCAATATAGTTGGGACTTAAAATTATGagtagcatttaaaaaaaaaaaaaaaaactccaacagaattacaagtaaattggTAGagtttacatattttttaaaagcaaagaattacaagtaaattgaGGGGGGCAGTGCTATTGGGCTCAAGTTGTGACCAATCACAAGTGGACAATTGAGCTAATAGATTTGTAGAAAAAGGcccaatatttatatatatatattgtttgtttgttttttatatattagGAATGCACAAAAATCGAAGAGAGTTAAGAAAgagttacaaaaataaaaaaacagcaTTCAAAACTTCGAAATCGCAACAACAACTCTGTCAGAGAAAACTCACCACTCAACCCAAAATCtcccaaatctctctctctcaacaaactgaaaattgaaaaataaaataaaaaacaaaccaaaaacccaTTTCTCTGACTTTGAAAAGTCTCACACTCTCtcagagtgtgtgtgtgtgatttctAAAAAACCCATTTTTGCTTCCTTGCTGATCAAAACTCCCCAAACCCTAATTAGGGTTACCGTTGGACCCGCCACCCCCACCCCGACCCAAATGCAATATGCAACACCTCGTCCTCCTCTTCCATCTCCAACAATGAAACGagacaaccacaaccacaacaaccaccaccatcaaaaaCCAATTCACCATTCAACGATTCCCTGCGGCGCTTGCGGCTCCCCAGACCGGTGGCCCCTCCACACAGTTCGACACAGAGGTAGCTACCGCCGCCTCTGCACCGATTGCGTCCTAAAAAACCACCAGTCCCTCTTTTGCCCACTTTGCTTCCAAGTGTTCGACGAAATGCCTCCGCCTTTACCCGCCGATCGTCTCGTTTGCCTCAATTGCCCTTCGATCGCTCACCGTTCTTGTGTCCCACCTGACTCTTCCGCTCCCTCTTTTCTCTGTCCTCCCTGCTCTAACCCTAATTTCTCTTACTTCTTCTCCGATTCCGATCCCGACGCCAAGACCAAGCGAATCAAGACCGAGGACGGAGGCAACTCCTCTCTCCGCGGTCACACTGAGAAAGCGATTGATAAGGAATCCGCCAAGGCTTTATTAGCAGCGGCAAAGATTGCTGCCGCGTCTATGAACAAGGCAGCCGCCACAGCTCAGGCCGAAGCCGAAAAGCGCGTTAAGGACGCTTCCTTGGCCAAGAAGAAAGCCAAGGAAGCGTTGGAGCGTCTCGCGTTTCTTATGTTGAAAGACAAGGACAAGGAGAAGCAAGATTCGAAGCAGCTGCCTCTCTCCGTCACGCCAATTCAGGCTTTGATTAGCAACAAAGGGAATGGGAGTGGCGGCGGTGATGGGGGCGGAGCAGCAGCAGCCAAGGCGACTAATGGGTTGCATTCGCTTTCGGCTGCAGCTGCTGCTTTCAGTCAACAAAGCAGTGGTGTTGGTGGTCATGCTACCAAGACTCCGAATTGAATGAGCTAAAGTGAGGTTGAGAAAATATCTGTGAGTTTGTTTCTTGTAGAGAATTGATGCTTTTAGAATAGGTTTTGTTGTGCACTCTCAAAGTCTCAACTTTTCACAATTTGTGTAGAATGTTGTTTCAGAACTGTGCTTCTTTGGCCAACCCCCccatttgtacttttttttttaatgttaactcccatatatttttctaataccTTTTTGTCTTCCATGTCTACTATCGAATTCAGATTTGCTGCATATTAGATTCTTTAATAAGTTTTCTGTTGCTTGAAAATTGAGCTATATAGGTAGGGCTTAGCTATAGCTTTCATATCTTGCTTGACTTGTTTTATGTGCGTTCTTATGTGTTTCGTTAGTGTAATTGTAATTTCTATTTTGCTTTTGAGGGGAAAGAGTAACACCTGTTGAAGTTGAAATTCTTATTGTTAAGACTTCAATGTCTTATACTTTTTCCACTGCAGACTTTCTAGAGTTCCTGGATATCATGAATTTTTGTACTTTtactttaatctttattttttgttggacTTTGCCTTTCCATACTTCCCCTGCATTAGGGTTATGTCCCTTTTGTGCTTTTTCTTTAATggaattttattacttatatatatggACCTGATGATAAAGAGCGATTATCATGACAAGGACATCATTGGTTTAAATCCCCTATCGcgcgtgtgtgtgtatatatattttgggtgttttgaagtTAGCATTACAGATTCCTAGCCCTATTTCATATTTTTGTGCATTACTGGAAGCTCTTAGATGATGATGTTGTTggtgtttgccatttttttgcCTCTATCACCCTTATTGTTATTacctattttttttacttatccctaaaaaaaaaaaaactttctaacACTAGCACAGTTGCTTATCCCCCCTTCCTCCTCCCCAGTGGCTTTATGAAACTTGACCTCTTGTTTATTTGAACATCTTGTCTCGCTCTCCAAGATT
It encodes the following:
- the LOC126688801 gene encoding uncharacterized protein LOC126688801 translates to MQYATPRPPLPSPTMKRDNHNHNNHHHQKPIHHSTIPCGACGSPDRWPLHTVRHRGSYRRLCTDCVLKNHQSLFCPLCFQVFDEMPPPLPADRLVCLNCPSIAHRSCVPPDSSAPSFLCPPCSNPNFSYFFSDSDPDAKTKRIKTEDGGNSSLRGHTEKAIDKESAKALLAAAKIAAASMNKAAATAQAEAEKRVKDASLAKKKAKEALERLAFLMLKDKDKEKQDSKQLPLSVTPIQALISNKGNGSGGGDGGGAAAAKATNGLHSLSAAAAAFSQQSSGVGGHATKTPN